The following nucleotide sequence is from Thermogemmatispora onikobensis.
TCTGTGAATTCAACAATGAAGACCTATGCGACCGTGGTCCTTGCAGCGGGCAAGGGCACGCGGATGCGTTCAGCCATTCCCAAGGTGCTCCATCCGCTGGCCGGGCTGCCGATGTTAGGCCATGTGCTCAATGCCGTGGAAACCATCCCTCTTACCTCTGCCTTTGCTCCACTGGCAGCCACCATCACCGCCCACCGCCCCATTGTCGTCGTCGGCTGCGAGGCCGCCCAGGTCCAGGCCGCCTTTGGTGAGCGCTGCTACTATGCCCTGCAGGCCGAGCAACTCGGTACCGGCCACGCCGTTCTGGCCGCCCGCGAGGCCGTCGATGCCCTGTCTCCTCCTCCTGAGACGGTGCTCGTCTGCTATGGCGATACCCCGCTCATCAGCGCCGAGATGCTGGCCCGCGTCGTGGCTCACCACGTGGAGAGTCAGGCCACCATCACTTTCTTGACAGCCACCACCGAGCAGCCCTCGGATTTTGGGCGCGTGGTCCGCGATGCCTCGGGCGCCGTTGTGGAGATCGTCGAGGTCAAGCGTGCCACTGAAGAGCAGAAGCGCATTAAAGAGGTGAACTCGGGCGTCTACTGCTTCGAGCGTCGCTGGCTCTGGGAGACCCTGCCCCGCCTCGCACGCAATCCTTTCAGCGGCGAGTACTACCTCACCGATCTGGTGGCCATTGCGCGCTCACAAGGGCGCACCGTTGCGACGGTGACCGGCGCCCTGGAGGAGACGGTAGGTGTGAACGATCGCGTGCAGCTGGCGGCGGCAGAGCAAATCTTGCGGCGCCGCATCCTGGAGCGCCATATGTACGCGGGCGTGACGATCGTCGATCCTGCGGCTACCTACATCGACGCCGAGGTCTCCATCGGACCCGATACGGTCATCTTGCCCGGCACCATGATTACTGGCCGAACGCAAATCGGCTCCGGCTGCCGCATCGGCCCTGGAACCACCATCGAGTCGTCGATCATCGGGAACCGCTGTATCATTCGGAATTCAGCTCTCGAAGAGGCTATTCTCGAAGACGATGTACGGATCGGCCCCTTCAGCCACTGTCGCCCCGGCGCTCATCTGGCTCGTGGTGTGCGCATGGGCAACTTTGGCGAGGTGAAGAACTCGTATATCGGTGCGGAAACCGACATGCATCACTTCAGCTATATCGGTGATGCCACTGTCGGGGCCCATGTCAACATTGGTGCGGGTACAGTCACTTCCAACTATAACGGGATCACACGCCAGAAGTACCGTACGGTCATCGAGGACGGGGCCTTCATTGGCTGCGATACGATCATCGTGCCGCCCGTGACCATCGGTGAGGGAGCCATGACGGGCGCCAACGCAGTGGTGAACCGCGACGTGCCTCCCCATGCGCTGGTGGTTGGTGTGCCCGCCCGTCTGCTGCGCATGCTCGATCCCGCGGCAGCAGCAGCAGAACAGGCCTCCTCAGACGCGGAAGGAGGCAAAAAGGAGTAACTACAACTATGGACGCCGATGGCATACCCCTTGTCAGGATCGCCACCGCTCTCAGCCTCTCTCTCCCCCAGCTCGACGGTGTGGCCTGGCTGCAGCTGATCATCTTGGTCATTGCGCTGGTCCTGTGCGCCACCGCCTCCGCCGCCGAAACCGCGCTGACTTCGGTCAGCCGCATCAAGCTGAAAAACCTCGTCGAGGAGGGTGATCCCCAGGCCGCTGAGCTGGAGCGCCTGCTGGCCCACCCGAACACGTTCCTCTCGACGATCCTGGTGGTCAACAGCATCGCGGTGATCGTGGCCTCCAGTATGGCCACGGTCCTGGCCTTGCGCTTCTCAACCACCTGGGGCGAGCTGATCGCAACTGTGCTCATCTCGCTGATCGTCCTGATCTTCTGTGAGATTACACCGAAAACTGCTGCTGTGCAAAACCCTCTGCGCTGGGCGCGCGCCCTCAGTGGCTTCGTGCGCTTGGCCGCCTGGCTGCTGCGACCGCTCGTCTGGTTGCTGGGGGTCATCACCTCCTCCCTCGCCAGTCTGCTCGGTGGTGAGCTGAAGCATGCTGGCCCCTTTGTGACAGAGGAGGAGCTGCGTCTGCTGGTCTCGGTCGGTGAGCAGGAGGGCGTGCTCGAAGAGGAGGAGAAGGAGATGATCCATAGCATCTTCGAGTTCGCCGATACGCCAGTGCGCGAGGTGATGGTGCCCCGCATCGACATGATTACTCTGGAGGCCGATACGACCGTCGATCAGGCTGTCGATGTGGCTCTGCAGGGCGGCCTCTCTCGTATCCCTGTCTACGAGGGCTCTCTTGATAATATTCTGGGCATTCTCTATACCAAGGATCTGCTGAAGGAGCTGCGCCAGGGTCATCATACGCGCCTGGTGCGCGAGCTGGTGCGCCCGGCCTACTTTGTGCCGGAAACAAAGAAGCTCGACGATCTGCTGCGCGAGATCCGCCAGCGGCGCACCCATATGGCCATCGTGGTCGATGAGTATGGCTCGGTCGCCGGCCTGGTCACGATTGAGGATCTGATGGAGGAGATCGTCGGCGATATTAAGGATGAGTACGACCGCGAGGAGAACCTGTACGAGCGCATGAGCGATACGGAGTATATCGTCGACGCCAAGATGAATATCGACGACTTCAATGAGCTGATGGGAACAAAGCTTGATAACGAGGACTATGAGACGCTTGGCGGCTTCCTCTACGCTCAGCTCGACAAGATCCCGGTGGCCGGTGATACGATTACCTATGGGGATTTGAATCTGACGGTGCTGGCAACCCGCGGACGGCGCATTACGAAGGTGCGAGTGCTGCGCCTGAGCAACACCGACGCTGCGGAGTCGGAGGCGGCCCCTGTCGATCAGCCGAGGCTGCCGGCTCCTTCGTCTTCGACCTCAACGCCCGCGCCGGCTAGCCCCGAGAAGCATCGGGCGCCCGCTCCAGCCCGGCAGGCAATGGCTCAATCCCCCGTTATGCGGGAGGCCACTAACCTCTCCTGATCCAGGCCGCTGATCATGAGACCAGGACGGGCGGCCTGGCCAGAGATGGGCCGCCTCCCTTTGTGAAGTGAGCGGAGTCCACACTCCACGCTGGAGAAAGGAGCAAGCGGCTCCTTGAGTCCCGCGCCACAGGCCTCCCGCTGCACACACAGCCGACGGATGGCTGTGTGTGCAGCCCGGCTCATGGTGGCCTGGGTCAGGGAGGACCGCGTAGAGCGATGAAGCTTGATCTCTCTACCCTACCGCGCCAGGTGCGCGTGGTTGAAGTGGGACCGCGCGATGGCCTGCAGAACGAGCAGGTGCGGGTTCCCACAGAGCAGAAAATTCATTTCATTCGTCTGCTTGCCGCAGCAGGCTACTCCGAGATTGAGGTGACTTCTTTTGTCAGTCCGCGGGCTATCCCACAGCTGAGCGATGCCAGCGCGGTCATGGCCGGCCTGCACGACCTGCCAGCAACCCTGCGCCTGACGGCCCTGGTGCCGAATCTCAAGGGCATGGAGCGGGCTTTAGCCGCAGGACTGCGCTCGGTGGCGGTTTTTACAGCGGCCAGCGATAGCTTCACCCGACACAATATCAATGCCACTATTGCCGAAAGCCTGGCCCAGTTCCGGCCTGTTTTGGCCCTGGCTCAACGTGAAGGGGTGCGCGTGCGCGGCTATATCTCGACGGTCTTCGGCTGCCCTTACGAAGGACGGGTTGATCCCCGGCGCGTGCTGGCGGTAGCTCTAGAGCTACTGGAGATGGGTGTCGCTGAGCTGTCGCTGGGCGATACCATTGGTGTGGCCACTCCCAATCAGGTCGTCGAGGTTCTGGATTTGCTGCTGACCGAAGGCGGCATTCCTCTTGAACGGCTGGCCGTGCACTTCCACGATACGCGCGGCACAGCGCTGGCCAATGTGCTGACCGCCCTTCAGATGGGCGTGAGCTGCGTGGATTCTTCCGCTGGGGGCCTGGGTGGCTGTCCGTATGCCCCTGGGGCCAGCGGCAATCTGGCTAGCGAAGATCTCCTCTATTTGCTCCACGGCATGGGCATCGAGACCGGGGTCTCGCTAGAACAGGTGGTCAGAGCTACACGCTTCATCGCCACGATACTCGATCATCCACCGACAAGCAAATATTACCTTGCTGCTACTGCTCAGGCTCAGTGCAGCGAGGGCTAGTTGACTGCTCCTTCCTCACTTTCTAAAATAGACACCTGTATCGATGGCTGATCCCATCGACCGGTTGCTGTCTTGTTCTGAGGAAGGAGCAAGTTGATGATTCGATTGTTCTACTGGCTCTACCGCTTTCTATCCAGGAGGGAGAAGCCGCTGTTGCAGCTTCTCTTGGGAGTTCTGCTGATTCCTGTCGGAGCCGCAGTGGCGTATGCTGCCTGCAGCGGCGAATATATCTATCCCTACTGGGTGATTCTGGGGGGCGGTCTGGCTTTTTTCGGCCTCGCCCTGCTTCTCAAGGGGCTGATTATCCTGCTCAGTCGGAAAGGGGTTTCGGCAGCTGCCGCCTCGTCACCCGCGCGCGAGCCGATCGCTGGGCTAAATCTGCACGCGAGCCTGGCCGGCCAACCATTGTCGACCGCTGCCTCGCTCTCGCCTCAGTCTGGAGGGCCTCGTCAGATGTCAGCCGGACCGGCGGCGGCGGCAGCTCCATCTTACAGGCCCGTTCCCCCAGGAATGGCCGGCCAGTCGCCCGCGGCCTTCCCCTCACAGCTCTCCTGGTGGGGAGGAACCCCCTGGCCAGCGGAACAGATGGGCTATCCAGGCTACCAGCCACAGCCGGGGCAAGGGCAGGGACAAGGAGCCCAAGCCCAGGCAAAGGCTCGGGCATCATATCCGCGTCAGCAGCTCTGGCCACCAGAGGTCTCCTCACGTTAGAAGCAAGAGCGACCTCGCCTATTGAGCGCCCCCACGATCCGGCTAGCTGGTTCGTTGATTCACCCTTGATGGCTTTACCGAGCTGTTTGTTTGCCGCCTGAAGCCGGTTTCACATCGGCCTACCGCTCTCAAGCAGGATGCGAGAACGAACGGCGCGCAAGGGACGTCTGGCTGTCCGTCGGTCCGCCGCAAGCAGCGGCTGCTCTCTCCCGATCAATCTGGCGCTGGTTCTGGCGTAGGAAGCGCTGGCCACCGCCAAGGCGGCCCAACAGGACAGGAACCACCCGAGAGGAGGCTGCCAGTCAGGACAAAGCCGTCTGTGCCTGGCCTTCCCACTCTGCCCTTGCCCGCTGGCTCCCTCGGACTCTGAATTGATCTCCCGGCCCCGCTGGGCGCCGCTGCGCTGCTCTCCTTGCACTCGCTTGCCACTCGACCCACTTGCCCCCGGAGCGACTCACCAGCCTCCGCTCCACTACATTTCTGGCGCGCGCTGAACGACACCAACGCCGATTGAGCGCTCGTCTCCTAGGGCTGGCTCTGGAGATATTGGAGCGCCCGAATCAGCTGGCTATCACCGCTTTGCAGAATCTGCTGATAGGTGGTATGGTTGCGATTCTCCGCCGCTGGTGTCAGGGGACTTTGTCCTGCCTTGAGGGAGACCACCACATTGGGTTGAATGCCATTCTGGCGAATAAAGTGGCCATCGGGCGTCAGCCACTCAGCCGTGCCGAGTAGTAGCTCAGAGCCATCGGAGAGCGGGAATTGTTCCAGCACTGTCCCTGTGCCGTAGGTACGTGTTCCGATGATTATTGCTCGATGGTTGTCTTGAAAAGCTCCCGAGACGATCTCAGCGGCGCTGGCTGTTCCGTTATCGACGAGGACCACCAGAGGGATCTTCCCATCGACCACGTGCCCTGTCACCTGATATGGCGTGCGCCTCCCCGAGCTATCTTGCTCCAGAAAGACCGTACCGCTGGCCTGGAACTCGCTGACCGTATTGATAGCCTCCTCAACCAGGCCGCCAGGATTGCCGCGTAGATCAAGGATAATGGCTTTGGCTCCGAGCTTTTTGGCCTGCTCAACGCTGCTTCGGAGCTGATCGCTGACCCCATCGGCGAACTGAACGATCTGAATATGAGCGACATGGGCCTCGGGAATATAGTGCATAATCACATTCGGCACAGTGATCCTGGCCCGCTTCAGATGGAAGGTCAGGGTCTGATTCGTGCCGGGACGACGTACGGTCACCGAGACGGCGGTGCCCTCCGGCCCTCGCAACAGCGAACTGATTGTATCAAGATCCTTGCCTTGCACGCTCTGGCCATTGACCGAGAGGAGAACGTCGCCAGGCTTGAGGCCGGCCTTCTCTGCCGGGGCCCCCGGCACTGTGTCGCTGATTACGACCTGTTTCGTTGTGGGATCTTGCTGGATATAGACGCCGATGCCAACCAGGGTCGGGCTGAGAGACTGATTGAAAGCCTGGACCTGGTCCGGCGTGAGAAAGCGCGTATGGCCCTTGTCGCCGAGCGTGTCGAGCATGGCTTGAATGGCGCTGTAGGCCATCTTCTGATAGTTGATCGCCTTACGATCAACATACTTCTGGTCAACTAAGGTCCAGGCTTGCTGAACCAACTGGGCATACTTTTGCGACTGGCTACTGGCGGGGAAGGAGCCAGAAGAGAAAAACTGGTGGCTGAACCAGCCGGCGATGAAAGCCAGAACGAGCAGCGCAGTCACAGTGACGGCACGGCGGACGACAGTGCGGCAACCAGGAGGCGCAGGTTGATCAGATGGAGCGCTTGGAGTGCCAGGTGGGGGTGAAGTAGCGGCTTGCGCATCAGACGAGCCGGAGTCGGGGACGCTTTCGGTTGAAAACGACCTCCAACTGCGCCGCTCATCGTTTTCATACCAGCGCGGGTCATAGTAGTTGCTCACCAGATTCCTCCCAAGAATGCGTCTCTAGCTAGCTAGCTACCAACCAAACTCAGCAGGCGATCACGAACCAGATGGCAGGCAGAGGCAAACACAGGCACAGAGCAGAGCAGAGCAGGCCAGGCCAGCGGGGCAATTCCGGCGGGACTATCAACTCAGTCCTTCCCGTATGGTAGTCGCCCTGGCAGGAAAAGTCAACCGCTCATGCGGATAGGGAAGAAAAAGGACGTAGTTACTGAGAACTACGTCCTTTCGCCTGCTGTATGAGCTATTCTGCTGTTCTACAGGAGAAGAGCATCCGCTCCTGATAGTCCAGGAAGGCGCTGGTACCGTTTTCCAAAACTGACCTCTGGAGGGCAAGCCCACACCAAACAGCGGTCGGTTCGCGTCCTCCAGAGCAGCTGTGCTGTTGGAGGCAGCAGAGACTCCTTTCTGAGCTGGTGCTTCCCTGTTCGACAGGAGTGACGCCTATTTGGGAAGCTCCAGGGCCTATCAGCCCACTCTCCGCCTTCCTCGTGGATATGTGACTGGTCGAGGAAGCAGAGGAGACTCAGGAGGAGCTGTTACTGCACCCCACATGGCCATGCCTATCGCTATTGTTGACGATCAGTGGCTTCCCCCACCTCTTGGCTCCCAGCAGCAGGAGCGGATGGGGAGGTTGGTGCCTGACTGCCAGCCACGGCTCCCGCCGTGGCCACCTGACGTTTACCGGAGGGGGCAGGTGCCTGCTTCTTTGGCGGTTCCCACCCCGGCGCGCGCGAGACAATCATCGACATCACCCGGCCCTCCATTATAGGCGGGCGTTCGATGACAGCTGTCCCTTTCAGGGTTTCGGCGATGCTATCCAGCAGCCTACGGCCAATTTCTGGGTGGCGCAAGTCTGGTCCACGGAACTGAACGCTGACCCG
It contains:
- the glmU gene encoding bifunctional UDP-N-acetylglucosamine diphosphorylase/glucosamine-1-phosphate N-acetyltransferase GlmU; this encodes MNSTMKTYATVVLAAGKGTRMRSAIPKVLHPLAGLPMLGHVLNAVETIPLTSAFAPLAATITAHRPIVVVGCEAAQVQAAFGERCYYALQAEQLGTGHAVLAAREAVDALSPPPETVLVCYGDTPLISAEMLARVVAHHVESQATITFLTATTEQPSDFGRVVRDASGAVVEIVEVKRATEEQKRIKEVNSGVYCFERRWLWETLPRLARNPFSGEYYLTDLVAIARSQGRTVATVTGALEETVGVNDRVQLAAAEQILRRRILERHMYAGVTIVDPAATYIDAEVSIGPDTVILPGTMITGRTQIGSGCRIGPGTTIESSIIGNRCIIRNSALEEAILEDDVRIGPFSHCRPGAHLARGVRMGNFGEVKNSYIGAETDMHHFSYIGDATVGAHVNIGAGTVTSNYNGITRQKYRTVIEDGAFIGCDTIIVPPVTIGEGAMTGANAVVNRDVPPHALVVGVPARLLRMLDPAAAAAEQASSDAEGGKKE
- a CDS encoding hemolysin family protein yields the protein MDADGIPLVRIATALSLSLPQLDGVAWLQLIILVIALVLCATASAAETALTSVSRIKLKNLVEEGDPQAAELERLLAHPNTFLSTILVVNSIAVIVASSMATVLALRFSTTWGELIATVLISLIVLIFCEITPKTAAVQNPLRWARALSGFVRLAAWLLRPLVWLLGVITSSLASLLGGELKHAGPFVTEEELRLLVSVGEQEGVLEEEEKEMIHSIFEFADTPVREVMVPRIDMITLEADTTVDQAVDVALQGGLSRIPVYEGSLDNILGILYTKDLLKELRQGHHTRLVRELVRPAYFVPETKKLDDLLREIRQRRTHMAIVVDEYGSVAGLVTIEDLMEEIVGDIKDEYDREENLYERMSDTEYIVDAKMNIDDFNELMGTKLDNEDYETLGGFLYAQLDKIPVAGDTITYGDLNLTVLATRGRRITKVRVLRLSNTDAAESEAAPVDQPRLPAPSSSTSTPAPASPEKHRAPAPARQAMAQSPVMREATNLS
- a CDS encoding hydroxymethylglutaryl-CoA lyase, translating into MKLDLSTLPRQVRVVEVGPRDGLQNEQVRVPTEQKIHFIRLLAAAGYSEIEVTSFVSPRAIPQLSDASAVMAGLHDLPATLRLTALVPNLKGMERALAAGLRSVAVFTAASDSFTRHNINATIAESLAQFRPVLALAQREGVRVRGYISTVFGCPYEGRVDPRRVLAVALELLEMGVAELSLGDTIGVATPNQVVEVLDLLLTEGGIPLERLAVHFHDTRGTALANVLTALQMGVSCVDSSAGGLGGCPYAPGASGNLASEDLLYLLHGMGIETGVSLEQVVRATRFIATILDHPPTSKYYLAATAQAQCSEG
- a CDS encoding S41 family peptidase translates to MSNYYDPRWYENDERRSWRSFSTESVPDSGSSDAQAATSPPPGTPSAPSDQPAPPGCRTVVRRAVTVTALLVLAFIAGWFSHQFFSSGSFPASSQSQKYAQLVQQAWTLVDQKYVDRKAINYQKMAYSAIQAMLDTLGDKGHTRFLTPDQVQAFNQSLSPTLVGIGVYIQQDPTTKQVVISDTVPGAPAEKAGLKPGDVLLSVNGQSVQGKDLDTISSLLRGPEGTAVSVTVRRPGTNQTLTFHLKRARITVPNVIMHYIPEAHVAHIQIVQFADGVSDQLRSSVEQAKKLGAKAIILDLRGNPGGLVEEAINTVSEFQASGTVFLEQDSSGRRTPYQVTGHVVDGKIPLVVLVDNGTASAAEIVSGAFQDNHRAIIIGTRTYGTGTVLEQFPLSDGSELLLGTAEWLTPDGHFIRQNGIQPNVVVSLKAGQSPLTPAAENRNHTTYQQILQSGDSQLIRALQYLQSQP